A region of Takifugu flavidus isolate HTHZ2018 chromosome 2, ASM371156v2, whole genome shotgun sequence DNA encodes the following proteins:
- the tjp1a gene encoding tight junction protein ZO-1 isoform X1 translates to MKYQKYITVMQMAMGVTASNKDCLPTKRQLWVTPQDGDTSPSGADEPTGATGGAGAMAISASSTLSLPMSQGKPSLRRIKGRIHRSKSLDSIELLDSSSAAMEETVIWEQHTVTLHRAPGFGFGIAISGGRDNPHFQSGETSIVISDVLKGGPAEGLLQENDRVVMVNAVSMDNVEHAYAVQQLRKSGKNAKITIRRKRKVQIPVSRSGDRETMSEHEEEDSDDEDGYDHHSGRPGRSGYEGASGGTGTGRRQDRERSSSSRRDHSASRERSVSPRSERRSQVSSGPARPAKVTLVKSRKNEVEYGLRLASHIFVKDISPESLAARDGNIQEGDVVLKINGTVTENLSLIDAKKLIERSKGKLKMVVQRDERATLLSIPDLDDSVPSANNSDRDDISEIHSLTSDHSNRSHGRGSRSRSPDRPEPSDHLRHSPRQISNGSQRSRDEDRISKPGAMSTLVRSSDDGVLSQGSDQASSRDEKILPPLPEPKPVYAQPGQPDVDLPVSPSDAPIPSAAHDDSILRPSMKLVKFKKGDSVGLRLAGGNDVGIFVAGVLEDSPAAKEGLEEGDQILRVNNVDFANIIREEAVLFLLDLPKGEEVSILAQKKKDVYRRIVESDVGDSFYIRTHFEYEKESPYGLSFNKGEVFRVVDTLYNGKLGSWLAIRIGKNHQEVERGIIPNKNRAEQLSSVQYTLPKTPGGDRADFWRFRGLRSSKRNLRKSREDLSAQPVQTKFPAYERVVLREAGFLRPVVIFGPIADVAREKLAREEPDIFELAKTQQQHGEGKSEPRDAGTEQKSSGIIRLHTIKQIIDRDKHAVLDITPNAVDRLNYAQWYPIVVFLNPDTKQGVKNMRTRLCPESRKSARKLFDRSLKLRKNNQHLFTTTINLNSMNDGWFGALKDIIQQQQNQLVWVSEGKADGATEDDLDIHDDRLSYLSAPGSEYSMYSTDSRHTSDYEDTDTEGGAYTDQELDETLNDDVGPPAEPAITRSSEPVREDPPVIQEPPGYVNYQVQPDPLNRIDPAGFKAPVPQQRAEATAVPSIPQQPEPLTETVLPAVDVTVKTVGGASPDEAPAALHSQPSPIPEAGSLRRPTAELAPQTITPEPLPSGRAGSEPKIFQKDPYSTDSTGRLGHNMKPLSYNPPQGFHSEQPYRDYDHPPSRYDVSSGGGGYPDPKYRNYDSSSPFENSVPQYDQQQWNPYNQPLSPANSHGYDPHSPYGDGSDSHYTPPLRYDEPPPQQGFDGRPRYGKPTGAVRYDAPSPPAPGSDINYQDSHLGTYPSSGRSSDHAAQRPAYNQGPAPQHKSYKTQQYDPIPVNSESSPTPPPKAEAPSPSFVDTPKPVAARDEEQDDPAMRPQSVLTRVKMFENKRSVSVDRARDVGESAGNKAADLPLKTGGVIPKANSLSNLDQEKSYRIPGPQKPHASVTDDIVRANHYDPDEDEDYYMKQLSYFDKLQSGPNKPQAQVPHNYSRPEPVEKPSPVEKKYEPVPQVTPSLPPVTLPKPAPEGKTDPSNRAALVLHQKSQLTHLCVSPTAKPVAREDTVQSNFLPHKSFPEKSPVNGTSEQPPKSNSGAPGVSSYNRFTPKPFTTSAKPFARMFDSPKFNHNLLPNDKPESVPKGRSSSPLKPHIPPQPQNTDHDSGLDTFTRTVEHRPKHQHNNVNAVPKAIPVSPTALDDEEDEDEGHTVVATARGIFNSNGGVLSSIETGVSIIIPQGAIPEGVEQEIYFKVCRDNSILPPLDKEKGETLLSPLVMCGPHGLKFLKPVELRLPHCASMTPDGWSFALKSSDSSSADPKNWQNNSLPGDPNYLVGANCVSVLIDHF, encoded by the exons AGTGCAGCGATGGAGGAAACTGTCATATGGGAACAGCACACGGTGACCCTTCACAGA GCCCCGGGTTTTGGGTTTGGCATTGCCATCTCGGGTGGACGAGACAACCCTCATTTTCAGAGCGGGGAGACGTCCATCGTGATATCTGATGTGCTGAAAGGAGGTCCTGCAGAGGGATTGCTGCA AGAGAATGATCGAGTGGTGATGGTCAATGCGGTCTCTATGGACAACGTTGAACATGCTTATGCGGTGCAGCAGCTCCGAAAGAGCGGCAAGAATGCAAAGATA ACTATTCGACGGAAAAGGAAGGTGCAGATCCCTGTTTCACGttcaggggacagagagacaatGTCAGAGCACGAGGAAGAGGATAGTGATGACGAAGACGGCTACGACCACCACAGTGGTCGTCCTGGTCGAAGCGGCTACGAAGGAGCAAGTGGAGGCACCGGTACCGGCAGACGCCAGGACCGAgagcgtagcagcagcagcaggcgggaTCACAGTGCCTCTCGTGAGCGGAGCGTTTCCCCGAGATCCGAACGCCGGTCACAAGTTTCCTCTGGTCCAGCCAGGCCTGCCAAAGTCACCCTTGTCAAGTCCCGTAAAAATGAAG TAGAGTATGGGTTGCGCTTGGCCAGCCACATCTTTGTGAAGGACATCTCCCCTGAGAGCCTTGCTGCCAGAGATGGAAACATTCAAGAGGGAGATGTTGTACTGAAG atCAATGGCACCGTTACGGAGAACTTATCACTGATAGATGCCAAGAAGCTGATcgagaggtcaaagggcaaacTGAAGATGGTGGTGCAGAGGGATGAGCGAGCTACACTGCTCAGCATTCCTGACCTTGATGACAGCGTCCCCTCGGCTAATAACTCTGACAGAGATG ACATTTCAGAAATCCATTCCCTGACGTCAGACCATTCCAATCGATCCCACGGGCGAGGCAGTCGATCGCGCTCCCCCGACAGGCCCGAACCATCCGATCATCTCCGTCACTCACCGCGACAAATCAGCAATGGCAG CCAGCGAAGTCGAGACGAGGATCGCATTTCGAAGCCTGGGGCCATGTCCACGCTGGTGAGGAGCTCTGATGATGGTGTCCTGTCACAGGGCAGTGACCAGGCCAGCTCCAGGGATGAGAAGATCTTACCCCCACTGCCTG AACCAAAGCCCGTTTATGCACAACCCGGTCAGCCTGATGTAGACCTGCCCGTCAGCCCTTCTGATGCCCCAATCCCGAGTGCTGCGCACGACGACAGCATCCTCAG GCCAAGCATGAAGCTGGTGAAGTTCAAGAAAGGAGACAGTGTTGGGCTCCGGTTAGCTGGAGGGAACGATGTGGGAATTTTTGTGGCTGGAGTTTTGGAGGACAGCCCTGCAGCCAAGGAGGGGCTTGAGGAGGGCGACCAGATCCTGAGG GTGAACAATGTTGATTTCGCTAACATCATCCGGGAGGAGgctgttttgtttctgctggATCTCCCAAAAGGAGAAGAAGTTTCTATTCTGGCTCAGAAGAAGAAGGATG TTTATCGGAGGATAGTGGAATCGGACGTGGGTGATTCCTTCTACATCCGGACGCATTTTGAATACGAGAAAGAATCTCCTTATGGGCTGAGCTTCAACAAGGGAGAGGTGTTCCGTGTAGTAGACACGCTCTACAATGGAAAGTTAGGCTCCTGGCTTGCCATTCGTATTGGCAAGAACCATCAAGAAGTAGAGCGAGGCATTATTCCTAATAAGAACAG AGCGGAGCAGCTTTCCAGTGTGCAGTACACTCTCCCCAAAACACCAGGCGGCGACAGGGCCGACTTCTGGAGATTCAGAGGGTTGAGAAGCTCTAAGAGAAATCTGCGGAAGAGCAGGGAGGATCTGTCTGCCCAGCCGGTCCAGACCAAGTTCCCTGCCTATGAGAGGGTGGTGCTGAGGGAAG CTGGTTTCCTGAGACCCGTGGTTATCTTTGGACCAATAGCAGACGTAGCCAGAGAGAAGCTGGCCAGAGAGGAGCCAGACATTTTTGAACTAGCAA aaacacagcaacaacacggAGAGGGAA AGAGCGAACCCAGGGACGCAGGAACTGAGCAGAAAAGCTCCGGAATCATCCGCCTGCACACAATCAAACAGATCATCGACCGG GACAAGCACGCGGTGCTGGATATCACGCCAAATGCCGTGGATCGACTGAACTACGCTCAGTGGTATCCGATTGTGGTGTTCCTGAACCCAGACACCAAGCAGGGGGTCAAGAACATGAGGACCCGTCTCTGCCCTGAATCTAGAAAGAGTGCCCGCAAGCTCTTTGATAGATCCCTCAAATTACGGAAAAATAACCAACATCTCTTTACCA cAACCATTAACTTGAACAGCATGAATGATGGTTGGTTTGGAGCCCTGAAGGATataatccagcagcagcagaatcagctGGTCTGGGTTTCAGAGGGCAAG gcgGACGGAGCGACCGAGGATGACCTGGACATCCATGACGACCGCCTGTCCTATTTGTCAGCTCCGGGCAGTGAGTATTCCATGTACAGCACCGACAGCCGCCACACCTCCGACTACGAAGACACCGACACGGAAGGTGGCGCGTACACCGACCAGGAGCTGGATGAAACCCTGAACGATGACGTGGGTCCACCCGCGGAGCCTGCCATCACCCGCTCCTCCGAGCCTGTTCGCGAGGACCCGCCCGTCATCCAGGAACCCCCCGGCTATGTCAACTACCAGGTGCAGCCGGACCCCCTGAACCGCATCGACCCGGCTGGATTCAAGGCACCAGTGCCGCAGCAG agagcagaggccACTGCCGTCCCTAGCATCCCCCAGCAGCCCGAGCCCCTGACTGAAACAGTGCTCCCTGCTGTCGACGTTACTGTAAAAACTGTAGGGGGCGCGAGCCCCGACGAGGCCCCTGCAGCTCTCCACAGTCAGCCAAGCCCCATCCCAGAGGCTGGCTCACTCAGGAGGCCCACGGCCGAACTAGCTCCGCAGACCATCACCCCAGAACCTCTGCCGTCTGGACGGGCCGGTTCTGAACCTAAG ATCTTTCAAAAGGATCCGTACAGCACAGACAGCACAGGGAGGCTCGGCCACAACATGAAGCCCCTGTCTTACAACCCTCCGCAGGGCTTTCACTCTGAGCAGCCCTACAGAGATTACGACCACCCACCCAGTCGGTATGACGTCAGCAGCGGCGGGGGAGGTTACCCCGATCCAAAGTACAGAAACTACGACTCTAGCTCGCCCTTCGAGAACAGCGTGCCTCAGTACGACCAGCAACAGTGGAACCCCTACAACCAGCCGCTCTCTCCTGCCAACTCTCATGGCTATGACCCCCACTCCCCGTACGGCGATGGCTCTGACTCTCATTACACCCCTCCCCTACGCTACGACGAGCCGCCGCCTCAGCAAGGATTCGACGGTCGGCCCCGTTATGGCAAACCGACTGGAGCGGTCCGATACGACGCTCCTTCGCCTCCTGCTCCAGGCTCTGACATTAACTACCAGGACTCCCACCTGGGTACCTACCCCTCTAGCGGCCGTTCCTCGGACCACGCTGCTCAGCGGCCTGCCTACAACCAAGGACCAGCACCCCAACACAAGAGCTACAAAACCCAGCAATATGACCCCATTCCTGTGAACTCTGAGAGCagccccacacccccccccaaagcagAGGCCCCCTCGCCGTCCTTTGTGGACACTCCAAAGCCTGTCGCCgccagagatgaggagcaggacGACCCGGCCATGCGGCCGCAGTCGGTGCTCACGCGGGTCAAGATGTTCGAGAACAAACGCTCCGTGTCGGTGGACAGGGCCAGAGACGTGGGCGAGTCAGCGGGGAACAAG GCAGCTGATTTACCTCTGAAAACAGGTGGAGTCATCCCCAAAGCAAATTCCCTGAGCAACCTGGATCAAGAAAAGTCCTATCG AATTCCGGGGCCACAGAAGCCTCACGCCAGTGTGACTGATGACATCGTGCGCGCCAACCATTACGACCCCGACGAGGACGAGGACTACTACATGAAACAGCTGTCTTACTTTGACAAACTCCAGTCTGGCCCGAACAAACCTCAAGCACAAGTGCCCCACAACTACTCcag GCCAGAGCCGGTGGAGAAGCCAAGTCCAGTTGAGAAGAAGTATGAACCAGTTCCCCAGGTgaccccctctctgccccccgtTACACTGCCAAAACCTGCACCTGAAGGTAAAACTGACCCTTCTAACCGAGCAGCGTTGGTCCTTCACCAGAAGTCTCAGCTGACCCATCTCTGCGTCTCTCCGACAGCCAAGCCCGTTGCTCGGGAGGACACCGTTCAGTCCAACTTCCTGCCCCACAAGAGTTTCCCTGAGAAGTCTCCGGTAAACGGAACCAGCGAACAGCCCCCGAAATCCAACAGCGGGGCTCCAGGCGTGTCTAGCTACAACCGCTTCACACCCAAGCCCTTCACCACATCGGCCAAACCTTTCGCGCGCATGTTTGACAGTCCCAAATTCAACCACAACCTGCTGCCCAACGACAAGCCTGAGAGTGTTCCAAAG GGCCGAAGCTCCAGCCCACTGAAGCCGCATATACCTCCACAGCCACAGAACACCGACCACGACAGTGGTTTAGACACATTCACGCGCACTGTGGAGCACCGCCCCAAACACCAGCACAACAACGTCAACGCGGTTCCCAAAGCCATCCCTGTGAG CCCCACTGCCCTGGATgacgaggaggatgaagacgaaGGCCACACGGTGGTGGCGACAGCTCGAGGCATCTTCAACTCCAACGGCGGCGTCCTGAGCTCCATCGAGACGGGAGTGAGCATAATTATCCCGCAGGGGGCCATTCCTGAAGGTGTGGAGCAGGAGATCTATTTCAAGGTGTGCAGAGACAACAGCATCCTGCCACCACTGGACAAGGAGAAAG GAGAGACTCTGCTCAGTCCTCTGGTGATGTGTGGACCTCACGGCCTCAAGTTCTTGAAGCCTGTGGAGCTGCGCTTACCTCACTGTGCGTCTATGACCCCTGATGGTTGGTCTTTTGCTCTAAAATCCTCCGACTCCTCGTCGG CCGATCCCAAAAACTGGCAGAACAATTCTCTGCCCGGAGACCCCAACTACCTGGTGGGAGCCAACTGTGTGTCCGTGCTCATCGACCACTTCTGA
- the tjp1a gene encoding tight junction protein ZO-1 isoform X13 produces the protein MKYQKYITVMQMAMGVTASNKDCLPTKRQLWVTPQDGDTSPSGADEPTGATGGAGAMAISASSTLSLPMSQGKPSLRRIKGRIHRSKSLDSIELLDSSSAAMEETVIWEQHTVTLHRAPGFGFGIAISGGRDNPHFQSGETSIVISDVLKGGPAEGLLQENDRVVMVNAVSMDNVEHAYAVQQLRKSGKNAKITIRRKRKVQIPVSRSGDRETMSEHEEEDSDDEDGYDHHSGRPGRSGYEGASGGTGTGRRQDRERSSSSRRDHSASRERSVSPRSERRSQVSSGPARPAKVTLVKSRKNEVEYGLRLASHIFVKDISPESLAARDGNIQEGDVVLKINGTVTENLSLIDAKKLIERSKGKLKMVVQRDERATLLSIPDLDDSVPSANNSDRDDISEIHSLTSDHSNRSHGRGSRSRSPDRPEPSDHLRHSPRQISNGSQRSRDEDRISKPGAMSTLVRSSDDGVLSQGSDQASSRDEKILPPLPEPKPVYAQPGQPDVDLPVSPSDAPIPSAAHDDSILRPSMKLVKFKKGDSVGLRLAGGNDVGIFVAGVLEDSPAAKEGLEEGDQILRVNNVDFANIIREEAVLFLLDLPKGEEVSILAQKKKDVYRRIVESDVGDSFYIRTHFEYEKESPYGLSFNKGEVFRVVDTLYNGKLGSWLAIRIGKNHQEVERGIIPNKNRAEQLSSVQYTLPKTPGGDRADFWRFRGLRSSKRNLRKSREDLSAQPVQTKFPAYERVVLREAGFLRPVVIFGPIADVAREKLAREEPDIFELAKTQQQHGEGKSEPRDAGTEQKSSGIIRLHTIKQIIDRDKHAVLDITPNAVDRLNYAQWYPIVVFLNPDTKQGVKNMRTRLCPESRKSARKLFDRSLKLRKNNQHLFTTTINLNSMNDGWFGALKDIIQQQQNQLVWVSEGKADGATEDDLDIHDDRLSYLSAPGSEYSMYSTDSRHTSDYEDTDTEGGAYTDQELDETLNDDVGPPAEPAITRSSEPVREDPPVIQEPPGYVNYQVQPDPLNRIDPAGFKAPVPQQIFQKDPYSTDSTGRLGHNMKPLSYNPPQGFHSEQPYRDYDHPPSRYDVSSGGGGYPDPKYRNYDSSSPFENSVPQYDQQQWNPYNQPLSPANSHGYDPHSPYGDGSDSHYTPPLRYDEPPPQQGFDGRPRYGKPTGAVRYDAPSPPAPGSDINYQDSHLGTYPSSGRSSDHAAQRPAYNQGPAPQHKSYKTQQYDPIPVNSESSPTPPPKAEAPSPSFVDTPKPVAARDEEQDDPAMRPQSVLTRVKMFENKRSVSVDRARDVGESAGNKAADLPLKTGGVIPKANSLSNLDQEKSYRIPGPQKPHASVTDDIVRANHYDPDEDEDYYMKQLSYFDKLQSGPNKPQAQVPHNYSRPEPVEKPSPVEKKYEPVPQVTPSLPPVTLPKPAPEGKTDPSNRAALVLHQKSQLTHLCVSPTAKPVAREDTVQSNFLPHKSFPEKSPVNGTSEQPPKSNSGAPGVSSYNRFTPKPFTTSAKPFARMFDSPKFNHNLLPNDKPESVPKGRSSSPLKPHIPPQPQNTDHDSGLDTFTRTVEHRPKHQHNNVNAVPKAIPVSPTALDDEEDEDEGHTVVATARGIFNSNGGVLSSIETGVSIIIPQGAIPEGVEQEIYFKVCRDNSILPPLDKEKGETLLSPLVMCGPHGLKFLKPVELRLPHCASMTPDGWSFALKSSDSSSADPKNWQNNSLPGDPNYLVGANCVSVLIDHF, from the exons AGTGCAGCGATGGAGGAAACTGTCATATGGGAACAGCACACGGTGACCCTTCACAGA GCCCCGGGTTTTGGGTTTGGCATTGCCATCTCGGGTGGACGAGACAACCCTCATTTTCAGAGCGGGGAGACGTCCATCGTGATATCTGATGTGCTGAAAGGAGGTCCTGCAGAGGGATTGCTGCA AGAGAATGATCGAGTGGTGATGGTCAATGCGGTCTCTATGGACAACGTTGAACATGCTTATGCGGTGCAGCAGCTCCGAAAGAGCGGCAAGAATGCAAAGATA ACTATTCGACGGAAAAGGAAGGTGCAGATCCCTGTTTCACGttcaggggacagagagacaatGTCAGAGCACGAGGAAGAGGATAGTGATGACGAAGACGGCTACGACCACCACAGTGGTCGTCCTGGTCGAAGCGGCTACGAAGGAGCAAGTGGAGGCACCGGTACCGGCAGACGCCAGGACCGAgagcgtagcagcagcagcaggcgggaTCACAGTGCCTCTCGTGAGCGGAGCGTTTCCCCGAGATCCGAACGCCGGTCACAAGTTTCCTCTGGTCCAGCCAGGCCTGCCAAAGTCACCCTTGTCAAGTCCCGTAAAAATGAAG TAGAGTATGGGTTGCGCTTGGCCAGCCACATCTTTGTGAAGGACATCTCCCCTGAGAGCCTTGCTGCCAGAGATGGAAACATTCAAGAGGGAGATGTTGTACTGAAG atCAATGGCACCGTTACGGAGAACTTATCACTGATAGATGCCAAGAAGCTGATcgagaggtcaaagggcaaacTGAAGATGGTGGTGCAGAGGGATGAGCGAGCTACACTGCTCAGCATTCCTGACCTTGATGACAGCGTCCCCTCGGCTAATAACTCTGACAGAGATG ACATTTCAGAAATCCATTCCCTGACGTCAGACCATTCCAATCGATCCCACGGGCGAGGCAGTCGATCGCGCTCCCCCGACAGGCCCGAACCATCCGATCATCTCCGTCACTCACCGCGACAAATCAGCAATGGCAG CCAGCGAAGTCGAGACGAGGATCGCATTTCGAAGCCTGGGGCCATGTCCACGCTGGTGAGGAGCTCTGATGATGGTGTCCTGTCACAGGGCAGTGACCAGGCCAGCTCCAGGGATGAGAAGATCTTACCCCCACTGCCTG AACCAAAGCCCGTTTATGCACAACCCGGTCAGCCTGATGTAGACCTGCCCGTCAGCCCTTCTGATGCCCCAATCCCGAGTGCTGCGCACGACGACAGCATCCTCAG GCCAAGCATGAAGCTGGTGAAGTTCAAGAAAGGAGACAGTGTTGGGCTCCGGTTAGCTGGAGGGAACGATGTGGGAATTTTTGTGGCTGGAGTTTTGGAGGACAGCCCTGCAGCCAAGGAGGGGCTTGAGGAGGGCGACCAGATCCTGAGG GTGAACAATGTTGATTTCGCTAACATCATCCGGGAGGAGgctgttttgtttctgctggATCTCCCAAAAGGAGAAGAAGTTTCTATTCTGGCTCAGAAGAAGAAGGATG TTTATCGGAGGATAGTGGAATCGGACGTGGGTGATTCCTTCTACATCCGGACGCATTTTGAATACGAGAAAGAATCTCCTTATGGGCTGAGCTTCAACAAGGGAGAGGTGTTCCGTGTAGTAGACACGCTCTACAATGGAAAGTTAGGCTCCTGGCTTGCCATTCGTATTGGCAAGAACCATCAAGAAGTAGAGCGAGGCATTATTCCTAATAAGAACAG AGCGGAGCAGCTTTCCAGTGTGCAGTACACTCTCCCCAAAACACCAGGCGGCGACAGGGCCGACTTCTGGAGATTCAGAGGGTTGAGAAGCTCTAAGAGAAATCTGCGGAAGAGCAGGGAGGATCTGTCTGCCCAGCCGGTCCAGACCAAGTTCCCTGCCTATGAGAGGGTGGTGCTGAGGGAAG CTGGTTTCCTGAGACCCGTGGTTATCTTTGGACCAATAGCAGACGTAGCCAGAGAGAAGCTGGCCAGAGAGGAGCCAGACATTTTTGAACTAGCAA aaacacagcaacaacacggAGAGGGAA AGAGCGAACCCAGGGACGCAGGAACTGAGCAGAAAAGCTCCGGAATCATCCGCCTGCACACAATCAAACAGATCATCGACCGG GACAAGCACGCGGTGCTGGATATCACGCCAAATGCCGTGGATCGACTGAACTACGCTCAGTGGTATCCGATTGTGGTGTTCCTGAACCCAGACACCAAGCAGGGGGTCAAGAACATGAGGACCCGTCTCTGCCCTGAATCTAGAAAGAGTGCCCGCAAGCTCTTTGATAGATCCCTCAAATTACGGAAAAATAACCAACATCTCTTTACCA cAACCATTAACTTGAACAGCATGAATGATGGTTGGTTTGGAGCCCTGAAGGATataatccagcagcagcagaatcagctGGTCTGGGTTTCAGAGGGCAAG gcgGACGGAGCGACCGAGGATGACCTGGACATCCATGACGACCGCCTGTCCTATTTGTCAGCTCCGGGCAGTGAGTATTCCATGTACAGCACCGACAGCCGCCACACCTCCGACTACGAAGACACCGACACGGAAGGTGGCGCGTACACCGACCAGGAGCTGGATGAAACCCTGAACGATGACGTGGGTCCACCCGCGGAGCCTGCCATCACCCGCTCCTCCGAGCCTGTTCGCGAGGACCCGCCCGTCATCCAGGAACCCCCCGGCTATGTCAACTACCAGGTGCAGCCGGACCCCCTGAACCGCATCGACCCGGCTGGATTCAAGGCACCAGTGCCGCAGCAG ATCTTTCAAAAGGATCCGTACAGCACAGACAGCACAGGGAGGCTCGGCCACAACATGAAGCCCCTGTCTTACAACCCTCCGCAGGGCTTTCACTCTGAGCAGCCCTACAGAGATTACGACCACCCACCCAGTCGGTATGACGTCAGCAGCGGCGGGGGAGGTTACCCCGATCCAAAGTACAGAAACTACGACTCTAGCTCGCCCTTCGAGAACAGCGTGCCTCAGTACGACCAGCAACAGTGGAACCCCTACAACCAGCCGCTCTCTCCTGCCAACTCTCATGGCTATGACCCCCACTCCCCGTACGGCGATGGCTCTGACTCTCATTACACCCCTCCCCTACGCTACGACGAGCCGCCGCCTCAGCAAGGATTCGACGGTCGGCCCCGTTATGGCAAACCGACTGGAGCGGTCCGATACGACGCTCCTTCGCCTCCTGCTCCAGGCTCTGACATTAACTACCAGGACTCCCACCTGGGTACCTACCCCTCTAGCGGCCGTTCCTCGGACCACGCTGCTCAGCGGCCTGCCTACAACCAAGGACCAGCACCCCAACACAAGAGCTACAAAACCCAGCAATATGACCCCATTCCTGTGAACTCTGAGAGCagccccacacccccccccaaagcagAGGCCCCCTCGCCGTCCTTTGTGGACACTCCAAAGCCTGTCGCCgccagagatgaggagcaggacGACCCGGCCATGCGGCCGCAGTCGGTGCTCACGCGGGTCAAGATGTTCGAGAACAAACGCTCCGTGTCGGTGGACAGGGCCAGAGACGTGGGCGAGTCAGCGGGGAACAAG GCAGCTGATTTACCTCTGAAAACAGGTGGAGTCATCCCCAAAGCAAATTCCCTGAGCAACCTGGATCAAGAAAAGTCCTATCG AATTCCGGGGCCACAGAAGCCTCACGCCAGTGTGACTGATGACATCGTGCGCGCCAACCATTACGACCCCGACGAGGACGAGGACTACTACATGAAACAGCTGTCTTACTTTGACAAACTCCAGTCTGGCCCGAACAAACCTCAAGCACAAGTGCCCCACAACTACTCcag GCCAGAGCCGGTGGAGAAGCCAAGTCCAGTTGAGAAGAAGTATGAACCAGTTCCCCAGGTgaccccctctctgccccccgtTACACTGCCAAAACCTGCACCTGAAGGTAAAACTGACCCTTCTAACCGAGCAGCGTTGGTCCTTCACCAGAAGTCTCAGCTGACCCATCTCTGCGTCTCTCCGACAGCCAAGCCCGTTGCTCGGGAGGACACCGTTCAGTCCAACTTCCTGCCCCACAAGAGTTTCCCTGAGAAGTCTCCGGTAAACGGAACCAGCGAACAGCCCCCGAAATCCAACAGCGGGGCTCCAGGCGTGTCTAGCTACAACCGCTTCACACCCAAGCCCTTCACCACATCGGCCAAACCTTTCGCGCGCATGTTTGACAGTCCCAAATTCAACCACAACCTGCTGCCCAACGACAAGCCTGAGAGTGTTCCAAAG GGCCGAAGCTCCAGCCCACTGAAGCCGCATATACCTCCACAGCCACAGAACACCGACCACGACAGTGGTTTAGACACATTCACGCGCACTGTGGAGCACCGCCCCAAACACCAGCACAACAACGTCAACGCGGTTCCCAAAGCCATCCCTGTGAG CCCCACTGCCCTGGATgacgaggaggatgaagacgaaGGCCACACGGTGGTGGCGACAGCTCGAGGCATCTTCAACTCCAACGGCGGCGTCCTGAGCTCCATCGAGACGGGAGTGAGCATAATTATCCCGCAGGGGGCCATTCCTGAAGGTGTGGAGCAGGAGATCTATTTCAAGGTGTGCAGAGACAACAGCATCCTGCCACCACTGGACAAGGAGAAAG GAGAGACTCTGCTCAGTCCTCTGGTGATGTGTGGACCTCACGGCCTCAAGTTCTTGAAGCCTGTGGAGCTGCGCTTACCTCACTGTGCGTCTATGACCCCTGATGGTTGGTCTTTTGCTCTAAAATCCTCCGACTCCTCGTCGG CCGATCCCAAAAACTGGCAGAACAATTCTCTGCCCGGAGACCCCAACTACCTGGTGGGAGCCAACTGTGTGTCCGTGCTCATCGACCACTTCTGA